The stretch of DNA TAAAGCATTTGTTTTACTTATCTTTCTACTTCTTTTTTATTTTGCCTATAATTATGAATAATTGCATTGTTTTCATCTAACATGAATAGACATAAGAATGAAAATCTAATATCATCAAAACCAAAATGATTTATTGATAAGCTTGAACCATTCTAAGATGGACAACCTAAGTGAAACATAACCTACAAATTATTATCTGAAACAAGTGTAATAGTTTTTATTTAAATATTCATTTTGTGGTATTTGGGACATTTTACTTTGATATCCTCGTGCCGTTTACTTGAAGCAAGTAAATCATTAATGCAGACTAAACACACAGACCACCTATACTGGTAATGTGACCTCATAAGAGCCCCGTGAGGCTTACAGCAtggaaaaaatatcacatttactcacTTTCCCAATGTTTTTGGGCATATCATAAAACTAAATTAATAGAATTTGTAACAAAATGTTATCACATGGAAATagaatacatactgtatgtattaatAAGTgatatatactgagtgtacgaaacattaggaacacctgctcttcccatgacataaactgaccaggtgaatccaggtgaaagctatgatcctttattgacgtcacttgttaaatggggcggcagcgtagcctagtggttagagcgttggactagtaaccggaaggttgcaagttcaaatccccgaactgacaaggtacaaatctgtcgttctgcccctgaacaggcaggtaacccactgttcctaggccatcattgaaaataagaatttgttcttaactgacttgcctagttaaataaaggtaaaaaaaataaaaaaataataataacacaaaTAAAAatgcacttcaatcagtgtagctgaaggggaggagaccggttaatgaagggtttttaagccttgaccaattgagacatggattgtgtatgtgtgccgttcagCGAGTTAATGGAAaaacaaaagatgtaagtgcctttgaatggggcatagtagtaggtgccaggtgcaccggtttgagtgtgccaagttgacacaactgtgggaagcattgatgtcgacatgggccagcattcctgtggaatgctttcgacaccttgtagagtccatgccccaacgaactgaggctgttctaagggcaaaagggggtgcaactcaatattaggaaggtgttcctaatgttttgtacactcggtgtatttTGCTACCGAAATACTGAATTCCAATGTTAGATGCTGAAAGATGACACATTAGATTTTGACACAAAAAAACAATCTGGTTGATAACAGACAGCATGGGATATCTCTCCTGTTATGCGATATGTTTTATAGCTCACTTGGCTCAAGGAAATAACCTTACTATCACATACACAGCTTGTATTCTTATCTCCACAACACAGACTGTTCTCTGTTGAGCTACTTACTGTGTGTGATTCTGCTTTAGTCATTTGATATTTAGTAATTTCATTTTATCATAGATTTTTCATCATTTATCAGAATGTTGCAAATACTGTAACTCAACTTGAACATTTGTTTTCCCAAACATCAGCATCACATTTATCATTCCTATGTTCGTATTTCTTTCCAACCAGAACAATCCGCAAACATGGGAGAGTGGGGATTCCTGTCATCACTGCTGGACAAGGTACAGTCACACTCCACGGTCGTGGGTAAAGTTTGGATGACCGTCCTGTTTATCTTTAGGATCATGGTCCTGGGTGCCGGGGCAGAGAAGGTGTGGAGCGATGAGCAGTCTAATATGATATGCAATACCAAACAGCCCGGCTGTAAGAACGTGTGCTACGACCACGCCTTCCCCATCTCCCACATCCGCTTCTGGGTCCTTCAGATCATCTTCATCTCCACCCCAACATTGGTGTATCTGGGACATGTCATGCACGTCATCCACAAGGAGAACAAACTGAGGCAACGGCTAAGTCAGGCAGCCAATGAGATGGGGAAAATGCCTAAGTATTCTGATGAGAAGGGTCATGTCAAAATCAAAGGTGACTTGCTGGCCAGTTACATGGTCAATATCTTCTTCAGGATTTTGCTGGAGATAGCATTTATAGTGGGTCAATATTACTTGTATGGGTTTGTGCTGGACCCCAAGATTGAATGCAGCAGAGCTCCCTGTCCGTTCACTGTAGAATGCTTCATGTCACGACCAACAGAGAAGACCATCTTCATCATCTTCATGCTGGTGGTGGCGTGCGCATCTCTGCTGCTGAATGTGGTGGAGATATTCTATCTGATCTGCTCCAAGTGTGGTTCTGGCTCAAGAAGACGAGCCAAAGCAGTTCCAGCCATTGCAATCCATAGCTGTCTGGATGGAGGCAGTATGATGCAGAACGAGAAGATGAGTCTTCATGCAACTGGTCACAGCACAGCCTGAAGTCACTGATCACCAATCAACTATTGTAAACACTATTGACATTTCTGTTGACATACAGAGGACCAATGCCACTGAAACTGTCAGCCCTACAATAATGCAGGGTCTTAAAGGCCCAGTaaagtcaaaaacgtgatttaccTGTGTTTTATATGTACTTTCACATTATGAGGTTTCACTAATGCAGTGAACTTGTGagaatgatgataatgccctttcattgtaagagctgtttgaaatggCTGCCTGAAATTGGAGTTTGGATGGAGTTTTGACCTTCCAcagtgacatcaccatgcggtaatTAGttaaatagaccaataagaaagagagttccaaacgtCGCTGACAATAACAGCTAATTTTCAGTTTTTCCCTCCCTACTCAGACCACGCCCAGACAGTCCgagcaaaattattgcttgagaaattgctctttgctaagaagatagttttgtttctttttgaccatttacaatgaaaacaatcacagtaaggtacttcattgaAATGATTTGATAACGAgctaaaaacagctgcattggacctttaagattATTGTTAGGCTTGGCTTGATTCCGtaagtttatttattttaattttacctttatttaactaggcaagtcagttaagaacaaattcttattttcactgacggcctaggaacagttgaTACAAGTAAGggttaatacaatacagtaggtgTAGCAGGACTGACGCTTTGAGCTTTGCTTCATTGTCTTTTATTTGTTCATGATGTGCACCAGGAGCAACCTAATTTTCAGCAGTCTTGTTGTCACTCCTCAGTGAGCTAGTCACCGCAGGGTCTTTCTCTAATGAGGTGTGAACCTTGATATAATGTGATTCATCATACATTGTTTTGGTTATTGAACCCACACTGTCCTAAAGTGACACAAAAAAGTGTTTCAGAAAATATTTGTAACTTCATCATGTGAATATGTCAATTTGATTTTgtaatttatttatgtttttgtaaaaataaaaaaaatgtgagCCATGACTTGAGTGTATTTTATAAGATGAGGAAAGATGAGAAATAATATAAACAGGGGACTGGTGAGATGTTTTTTCTCTTTATGTACATCATATATAGAAAAGTAAATTGTGCAGCAAAACAGGACTTTGatgtgtactgtatattatatcaGTGATTTAATTGACTCAGACCAAAACATAAAACGTATACACAGCATAGTCTTCATGGGTCAAGAGGTCAAACAAACTTGTCATGGTAATTGACCATAACAAATATGTGTACAATGAGGCtgtccactgggcacacactggttgaatcaacattgtttccacgtcatttcaattaaattacgttgaattgatgtctgtgcccagtggctgTAGTCTACACACTGTATCTGCAGGAATGTACAATAATATTGAGTCAATTATGGTTGAATTGTAGGAGATGCAATTATAAGTACTTCATCAGTTAGATTTCGATGAGGTGACATTTTCAAAAGTTAATCATCTATGTACCAATCAGTGAAAGTTTGCTTTTGCTACATCATGAAAAAATGTGTCAGTCTACAGCTGCATATGTGAAGGGAAATTATGTAACATTATAAAACTCAGTGAACTCAAATTTGATGCTTGATATATGACTGCATGGATCCAGACAAGCTAATCTGTGTATGCAACAaatcaactttgatttgatttgttgtatTTTTTGAAAAGGCACGTCCTTATTAAATGCACAGCACTATTTCATGATTCATATCCCAAACAAAAAACGCACAAAAAGAACCAATTCGGTTGTCAGTAGTAGCCTATACATCTAGTCTCCTCTAGTATTCGTCAGACATCAGAGATACTTTAGTCACAACTCAGCAATGTCTTAGAATTTGTTAGAACATCCCAGTTTTTACTGCATATTAAACATATAGGCAGTACATTCAATCAATTTTACacaacagagagtcagagagcagCGGTAAAAACAACAACGTATTGTATTCGGGATTTCTTGTTATAATTGTGAGGTCAATGGCTCTCGTCATACTGTACACGAGAAAACAAATGAAGATAGACAGTGATTCAACTGAATATTCAGCAGAATGACTCTTTATCAAATTGCTTGTGTTTATCATGGAGTGCATACCTCTCAGCTGCAGGAGGTTGTCTGTTACGCCCCTGCCTAACCTTTGATCCAATCAGGTGGAACATCTCCACCACATTGAGCAGCAGAGACACACAGGCCATCACCAGCATGAAGATGATAAAGATAGTCTTCTCAGTGGGCCGCGATATGAAGCACTCTACATGGTCTCCCTTACATGGGTATCCACTGCATTTAATCTTATTGGGCAATACAAAGCCATACAGGTAATACTGGCCCACTATGAATCCAACCTCAAATAGAATCTTAAATAACACATTGGACATGTAACTGACAAGCAAGGTCCCCTTTATGTGAACTTTGCCCTTGTCGTCAGTGTATTTGGGCACTTTCACAATTCCATTCTTTCCTTTTGATTGTTGTCTTCTCAGTTTATTCTCCTTGTGGGTGACGTGCATGACGTGTGCCAGGTAAACCAGAGTTGGGACGGAGACGAAGATGATCTGAAGGACCCAGAAGCGGATGTGGGAGATGGGGAAAGCCCGGTCGTAGCACAGATTCTTACAACCTGGTGACAGTGTGTTACAGACCAGACGTGATTGCTCATCCCCCCATACTTTTTCTATCCCTGCAACCAGAACCAACAGTCTGAACACAAACAGGACTGTCAGCCAAACCTTCCCGACAACTGTAGAGTGGGATTGTACTTTGTCCAACAAGGAAGCAAGAAAGGACCAGTCCCCCATTATTCAGGTGTGGCTAAATGTTTGAAGAAAGATTGGATAATAGGAGATAAAACATGATTAGTGTTGTTAGTACTGTATCTACTACATATGAATCTTAGTTTGATCGCTctgttgttgctgagaatttttctGCACCGAAGGATATGCAGATaagctttgtgatttacataaatcCACTGACACAAGGTGCAGTAACTAACCACGCTAACACACGGTTATATTAACAGagcttttcatgtagcctactttaggacagctaatagcctaaccactgatcaagcaacattatggactaaacgttaAAATCCCTTTGCTGCAGGATTGTTTTGCTGTGAAAAcacaggtcaaattaagatcatacatctgtaTACTCTATGAAGATACAGTAGTCAGCCAATGTTCTATGTAACACGTTTTTCTGCAGCGTTAACTAAATGACATGGTAGTTTGCTGAAATGTTGAGTATATAAAGCAGCTTTCTTACCTCAGAGGTGAGCACAATCTCCCCACAGTAGAGAAGAACTGATTGTGAATTCTCTCTTAATGAATTGAACTCTCCCTTCTTATAGTTTGACATCAGTTTGAATCATCAGGTCAACCCCATCCAGCCCCATACTCTCTGACAACTTGCACGTCGTTCATTCCTCTTTAAAGATGTTTAAACCAAGGAAGGCAGAAACTCATgactgctccccccc from Salvelinus fontinalis isolate EN_2023a chromosome 20, ASM2944872v1, whole genome shotgun sequence encodes:
- the LOC129817507 gene encoding gap junction Cx32.2 protein-like, whose translation is MGEWGFLSSLLDKVQSHSTVVGKVWMTVLFIFRIMVLGAGAEKVWSDEQSNMICNTKQPGCKNVCYDHAFPISHIRFWVLQIIFISTPTLVYLGHVMHVIHKENKLRQRLSQAANEMGKMPKYSDEKGHVKIKGDLLASYMVNIFFRILLEIAFIVGQYYLYGFVLDPKIECSRAPCPFTVECFMSRPTEKTIFIIFMLVVACASLLLNVVEIFYLICSKCGSGSRRRAKAVPAIAIHSCLDGGSMMQNEKMSLHATGHSTA
- the LOC129817508 gene encoding gap junction Cx32.2 protein-like, with protein sequence MGDWSFLASLLDKVQSHSTVVGKVWLTVLFVFRLLVLVAGIEKVWGDEQSRLVCNTLSPGCKNLCYDRAFPISHIRFWVLQIIFVSVPTLVYLAHVMHVTHKENKLRRQQSKGKNGIVKVPKYTDDKGKVHIKGTLLVSYMSNVLFKILFEVGFIVGQYYLYGFVLPNKIKCSGYPCKGDHVECFISRPTEKTIFIIFMLVMACVSLLLNVVEMFHLIGSKVRQGRNRQPPAAERYALHDKHKQFDKESFC